ACATCGGCGCCGGCCCTCCCCTGAAGATCGTCCACTTGCCCTAGTGCACGTACCCAGGGCGTGAACGGTTCATCCACCCGCGAGGAGGTCGCGATGCTCGACCCGCACGGTGAGCCGCCCGGCCGCTGCGTCGGCCAGCCGACGCTGGGCGTACGCGTGGGCGGGTCCGGCGAGGTCGGGGCGCTGCTCGCACGCCGCACCCAGCCAGCCGCGGAACCACTCGGCGGCCAGGTCGGCCTGCTCCGGGCCGAGGTGCCACGGGCTGGGCCGTTCGCGCACGTCCACGCCGTGGCGGGCGAACGCGGCGGCGGTGGCGGCGACCGCGTCCGGGCCGAGCAGCCGACGGCCGTCGACGGTACGCCGCTGGTGGTCGTTGAACGCGGCCTCGACCGCCGCGTCCAGCGGGTCGGCCGGGGTGAGCCGGACCCGACCGGTCACCGAGACGGCGAACAGGGCGGGACGGCCGACGCAGGCCGCCACCACCCGCTCGATCTCCTCGGCGCTGAGCATGTCCAGCAACGCGGACGCGGTGACCAGGGAACCGTCGGCCAGGTCGGTGGCGCTCAGCCGGGTGAGATCGCCGCACCGGGTGCTCACGGTGACCGGGGCGCCGTCGGCGGCGGTCACCCCGGTCATGCCCTCGGCGGCGCGGGCCAGCAGGTCGGCGTCCCGGTCGTGCAGCACCCAGTGCTGCGGGCCGGGCAACCGGGTGGCCAGCCAGCGGCTCATCGAGCCGGTGCCGCTGCCCAGGTCGTGGATCACCGTCGGGGCGGCACCGGTCAACCGGGGGCGGACGGCGTCGAGCAGGTCCTCGGCGCGGGCCGCCGCGTCGGCCGGCTCGCGCAACCGCAGCCAGTCCGCGAACGGCAGGGTCTCCTCGACGGTCATTCCGCCACCTCCTTCAGCACGGCGGCCAGCAACCCGACGGTCACCGGCCAGTCGGTCAGGGTGTCGCGCCGGGCGAGGGCAGCATGCCGCAGCCGGTCCCGCAGCGCGTCGTCGCCCAGCCACCAGCTCAGCGCGCCGGCCAGTGCGGCCGGGTCGTCCGGCGGGACGAGCAGCCCCGGCAGGTCACCGTCGGGGCTACGGCCGAGAGCCTCCGGTACGCCGCCCACCCGGGTGCCCAGCACCGGCAGGCCGCGGGCCAACGCCTCGGTGACGACCATGCCGTACGTCTCGCCCCGTGACGGCAGCACCAGCAGGTCGGCGGCGGCGTACGCGGAGTCCAGCGCCGCACCGGTCAGCGGGCCGGCCAACCGGACCCGATCGGCGAGGCCCGCACCGGCAAGCTGGTCGCGCAGCCGGCGCACCAGCTCGGGCTCCCGGTTCAGCGTGCCGACGCAGACCAGCGTCCAGGGCGCCTCGGCCAGGACGGTCAGGGCGTCGACCAGCACGTCGTGACCCTTGTGGCGGGTGACCGCGGCGACGCAGAGCAGTCGGCCGCCGGTGGCCGAGCTGGGGGGCACCGGTGGTGCCGGCGTCACCCCCGGCGGCGCGACCCGGATCCGGTCGGCGGGCAGTGGATGGCGCAGCAGCAGGCGGCGGCGGGTCCACTCGCTGGTGGTGACGACGGCCCGGGCGGTGGCGAGGGCTCGGGCCTCGGCCTCGTCGTCCAGGGGCATGTGCACCAGGACGACCAGCCGCAACCGGCGGGCGTGCGGGGCGAGCAGGTCCGGCACGGTCGAGGCGATCAGACCGTCGAGCAGCACCACGGCGTCGTCGGGCGCGGCGGCGAGCACCTCGGCCAGCGTCGCCCGCTCGGCCGGCGCGGGGTGCGGCCACGCGCCGGGCACCGCGTGCTCGTGCACCGCCCAGCCGCATTCGGCGAGCCCCGCGCAGATCCGCCGGTCATAGGTGTTGCCGCCGCTGGGCGTTGCCGGGTCGTCGATGTCACCGGGCAGGACGACGTGCACCGCCCGGCCCGCATCGATCACAGCGACCGCTCGTAGCTGGCCCAGGCGACGTGCGACTCGTGCAGGGTGACGGTGATGCCGGCCAGCTCGCGTGCGCCGGCGCCCAACCCGCCGGCGTGTACGCGCTCCGCCAACCGGTCCGCAACCGTGCGGGC
The nucleotide sequence above comes from Micromonospora luteifusca. Encoded proteins:
- a CDS encoding glycosyltransferase family 4 protein produces the protein MDAGRAVHVVLPGDIDDPATPSGGNTYDRRICAGLAECGWAVHEHAVPGAWPHPAPAERATLAEVLAAAPDDAVVLLDGLIASTVPDLLAPHARRLRLVVLVHMPLDDEAEARALATARAVVTTSEWTRRRLLLRHPLPADRIRVAPPGVTPAPPVPPSSATGGRLLCVAAVTRHKGHDVLVDALTVLAEAPWTLVCVGTLNREPELVRRLRDQLAGAGLADRVRLAGPLTGAALDSAYAAADLLVLPSRGETYGMVVTEALARGLPVLGTRVGGVPEALGRSPDGDLPGLLVPPDDPAALAGALSWWLGDDALRDRLRHAALARRDTLTDWPVTVGLLAAVLKEVAE
- a CDS encoding class I SAM-dependent methyltransferase, with the translated sequence MTVEETLPFADWLRLREPADAAARAEDLLDAVRPRLTGAAPTVIHDLGSGTGSMSRWLATRLPGPQHWVLHDRDADLLARAAEGMTGVTAADGAPVTVSTRCGDLTRLSATDLADGSLVTASALLDMLSAEEIERVVAACVGRPALFAVSVTGRVRLTPADPLDAAVEAAFNDHQRRTVDGRRLLGPDAVAATAAAFARHGVDVRERPSPWHLGPEQADLAAEWFRGWLGAACEQRPDLAGPAHAYAQRRLADAAAGRLTVRVEHRDLLAGG